In Rattus norvegicus strain BN/NHsdMcwi chromosome 1, GRCr8, whole genome shotgun sequence, a genomic segment contains:
- the LOC134484879 gene encoding sperm motility kinase Y-like, with the protein MPTETEEELPTPTPEPSISEEGNFHSQYQVLGTIGQGGNAKVLLAHHRLTGTPVAVKVLRKDKQWFQPAMMEANIMRKINHPNIVSLIQVIEKETRIYLIMELVEGQELYQYIRESGHIEEDEARQIFEQILSAVSYCHGKGIVHRDLKLDNIMIDKNKKVKVIDFGLSTQFQPGKMLNHHCGTYSFGSPELLLGHRYDGPKNDMWIIGVVLYCMVVGKLPFDSVIIQELQRQVVAGVYPAPCGVSKELEDLLSKLLRVNPNFRPTARKAMKHPWFKEHWNGLIGPYEEMLPLTPDPAILDAMKSIGFQASVVKHSLKQRKYNEEMATYFFLQKQALQGDGCTAQAQQMSPVAAPFPSLDPAAAFRLEPKRSGSLPVLGTLRVSSSHGHVSHYGQNAHPKGGKRSTVAGRLRPLPMTPTQDHYHKCAVSVPCIQTTSIFTEKSSNKEIKEDNPLSHRAPLEDKPIPSRVRHRGFKGWTRNIANALIKLCCCMPRRKKPRLGQNRISPQK; encoded by the coding sequence atgcctacagagactgaggaggagttaccaacccctacacccgagcccagtatctctgaggagggcaacttccattcccaataccaagtattggggacaattgggcaagggggcaacgccaaagtcctcctggcccaccaccggctcacaggaaccccggtggctgtcaaagttctgcgaaaggacaagcagtggttccagccagccatgatggaagcaaacataatgagaaagatcaaccaccccaacatagtgtctctcatacaagttattgaaaaggaaacgagaatatacctcataatggagctggtggaaggccaagaactctaccagtacatcagagagtcagggcacatagaggaggatgaggcccggcaaatatttgaacagatattgtcagcagtgagctactgccatggaaaggggattgttcaccgagacctcaaactggacaatataatgattgataaaaacaaaaaggtcaaagtcatcgactttgggcttagcacccaatttcaacctggaaaaatgctaaaccaccactgcggcacgtactcttttggttcccctgaactcctccttggccatcggtatgacgggccgaagaatgatatgtggattataggagtggtcttgtactgtatggtagtgggaaagctcccatttgattcagtgatcatccaagaactgcaaagacaagtagtggcaggggtatatcctgctccctgtggggtttcaaaagaactggaggacctccttagtaaattactgagggtaaatcccaactttagaccaacagcaagaaaggcgatgaaacacccttggttcaaagaacactggaacggattgataggtccctatgaagaaatgcttcccctcacaccagacccggccattttggatgccatgaaaagcattggattccaagcctctgtagtaaaacactctttaaaacaaagaaaatataatgaggaaatggcaacttatttctttctacaaaagcaggctctccagggggatggctgcacagcccaggcacagcaaatGAGTCCCgttgcagcaccattccctagccttgatcctgctgctgcttttagattagaaccaaagaggagtggaagcctgccagtccttggcaccttgcgggtgtcatcctcccatggtcacgtatctcactatggccagaatgctcatccaaaaggaggcaaaagatccactgtggctggtcgtctcaggcctctaccgatgacacctacacaggaccactatcacaaatgtgccgtgagtgtcccatgcattcaaacaacaagcatcttcactgagaagagtagcaataaggaaatcaaagaagacaacccactctcccacagagccccattagaggataagcccatccccagcagggtccggcacagaggttttaaggggtggaccaggaatatagcaaatgccctgataaagctgtgttgctgcatgccaaggagaaagaaacctcgcctggggcagaacagaatctccccccagaaatga